In one Paraburkholderia azotifigens genomic region, the following are encoded:
- the catA gene encoding catechol 1,2-dioxygenase yields MNIETIDALLNKINESATHEGNARTKQVVNRIIRDLFITIDELDVTPNEFWAALNYLGEAGQSGELGLLAAGLGFEHFLDVRLDEAEAKAGVAGGTPRTIEGPLYVAGAPESTSHARLDNGNEPGETLVMRGRVLNEDGQPVKGALVEVWHANHLGNYSHFDKSQPEFNLRRSIRTDADGVYSFRSVVPIGYSVPPEGKTQQLLDQLGRHGHRPAHIHFFVSAPGFRKLTTQINIEGDPYLWDDFAFATREGLVPAVKKEEGATGKPYGIDGQFALIDFDFSLVKDRNNVPTSEVERVRA; encoded by the coding sequence ATGAACATCGAAACTATCGACGCGCTGTTGAACAAGATCAACGAAAGCGCCACGCACGAAGGCAACGCACGCACGAAGCAGGTCGTGAACCGCATCATCCGCGATCTGTTTATTACCATCGACGAACTCGACGTGACGCCTAACGAATTCTGGGCCGCGCTGAACTACCTCGGCGAAGCAGGCCAAAGCGGCGAACTGGGTCTGCTGGCCGCGGGGCTCGGCTTCGAGCACTTCCTTGATGTGCGCCTCGACGAAGCGGAAGCGAAGGCAGGCGTTGCGGGCGGCACGCCGCGCACGATCGAAGGTCCGCTGTATGTGGCCGGCGCGCCGGAGTCGACAAGCCATGCGCGTCTCGACAACGGCAACGAACCGGGCGAAACGCTCGTGATGCGTGGCCGTGTGCTCAACGAAGACGGCCAGCCGGTGAAGGGTGCGCTCGTCGAAGTGTGGCACGCGAACCATCTCGGCAACTACTCGCACTTCGACAAGTCGCAGCCGGAGTTCAACCTGCGCCGCTCGATTCGCACCGACGCAGACGGCGTGTACAGCTTCCGCAGCGTGGTGCCGATCGGCTATAGCGTGCCGCCCGAAGGCAAGACGCAACAGTTGCTCGATCAACTTGGCCGCCACGGTCATCGTCCGGCGCACATTCACTTCTTCGTGTCGGCGCCCGGTTTCCGCAAGCTGACCACGCAGATCAACATTGAGGGCGATCCGTATCTGTGGGACGACTTCGCGTTCGCCACGCGCGAAGGTCTCGTGCCCGCCGTGAAGAAGGAAGAAGGTGCAACGGGTAAGCCTTATGGCATCGACGGCCAGTTTGCACTGATCGACTTCGATTTCAGCCTCGTCAAGGACCGCAACAACGTGCCGACGAGCGAAGTGGAACGCGTGCGCGCCTGA
- a CDS encoding muconate/chloromuconate family cycloisomerase, which produces MIPSPVQIQAVDTILVDVPTIRPHRLSVATMNCQALVLVRIQCADGITGWGEATTIGGLAYGEESPESIKTNIDTYFAPMLKGMDATRPGQAMAKLRECFQGNRFAKCAIETALFDAQAQRFGVPLSELFGGRVTDSVEVAWTLASGDTGRDIDEAHSMLEMKRHRVFKLKIGTRAPADDIAHVAAIKAAVGDRAEVRVDVNQAWSQTEAIWASERLADAGCNLIEQPIAAEDRRGLKRLAHRSNVPIMADEALHGPVDAFDVASAHAADVFAVKIAQSGGLTGAASVAAIALAAGIDLYGGTMLEGAVGTIASAQLFSTFRELKWGTELFGPLLLTEEILTEPLRYENFSLQLPQGPGLGIQLDLDKIGRLRRDSKHGASVVKG; this is translated from the coding sequence ATGATACCAAGCCCCGTTCAGATACAAGCCGTAGATACCATTCTCGTCGATGTTCCGACGATTCGCCCGCACCGCCTGTCCGTTGCCACGATGAATTGCCAGGCCCTCGTGCTGGTCCGGATTCAATGCGCGGATGGTATAACCGGCTGGGGCGAGGCGACGACGATCGGCGGCCTCGCTTACGGCGAGGAAAGCCCCGAAAGCATCAAGACCAATATCGACACCTATTTCGCGCCGATGCTCAAGGGCATGGACGCGACCCGTCCCGGCCAGGCGATGGCGAAGCTGCGCGAGTGCTTTCAGGGCAACCGCTTCGCCAAGTGCGCGATCGAAACCGCGCTGTTCGACGCCCAGGCACAACGCTTCGGCGTGCCGCTGTCGGAACTGTTCGGCGGGCGTGTGACGGATTCCGTCGAAGTTGCGTGGACGCTGGCCAGCGGCGACACCGGCCGCGATATCGACGAAGCGCATTCGATGCTGGAAATGAAGCGGCATCGCGTGTTCAAGCTGAAGATCGGCACGCGTGCGCCCGCTGACGACATCGCGCATGTGGCTGCGATCAAGGCAGCCGTCGGTGACCGCGCGGAAGTGCGCGTCGACGTGAATCAGGCATGGAGCCAGACGGAAGCGATCTGGGCCAGCGAGCGTCTCGCGGATGCCGGCTGCAACCTGATCGAGCAGCCCATCGCCGCCGAAGACCGGCGCGGACTCAAGCGGCTCGCGCATCGTTCGAACGTGCCCATCATGGCGGATGAAGCGCTGCACGGTCCCGTCGATGCATTTGACGTCGCGAGTGCGCACGCCGCCGATGTATTCGCCGTGAAGATCGCGCAGTCGGGCGGCCTGACGGGCGCGGCGAGCGTGGCCGCGATCGCGCTCGCTGCGGGCATCGACCTGTACGGCGGCACGATGCTGGAAGGCGCGGTCGGCACGATCGCTTCCGCGCAACTCTTCAGCACGTTCCGCGAACTGAAGTGGGGCACCGAACTCTTCGGGCCGCTGCTTCTCACGGAAGAAATTCTCACGGAGCCGCTGCGTTACGAGAACTTCTCGTTGCAATTGCCGCAGGGTCCTGGACTCGGTATTCAACTCGACCTCGACAAGATCGGGAGACTGCGCCGCGATTCGAAGCACGGCGCGAGTGTGGTCAAAGGTTAG
- a CDS encoding LysR family transcriptional regulator, which yields MELRQLRYFVAVAEERNFTRAAERLNMTQPPLSRQIQQIEDSVGLALFERGARPLKLTEAGRVFYAQAKRLLEESDELLPLTRRLAQLAERIVIGFVPSTLYGPLPEVIRAFREAAPLIQISMIEMFTIEQLSALKGGRIDVGFGRLRFDESQLAREVLVEEPLIAALPAGHALADAAKLTLDALSKETLIIYPSTPRPSYADQQLSAFRDHAVEPAAVHEVRELQTALGLVAAQVGVCLVPESVRGLRARGVTYRSIDETNVSSPIIMSRRLQDQSSTTDLFCSIARDLFRKASSV from the coding sequence ATGGAACTGCGTCAACTTCGCTATTTCGTGGCCGTCGCCGAAGAAAGGAACTTCACCCGGGCGGCCGAACGCCTGAACATGACGCAGCCGCCGCTTTCGCGGCAGATCCAGCAGATCGAAGACAGCGTGGGACTTGCGCTCTTCGAACGCGGCGCGCGTCCGCTCAAGCTGACGGAAGCGGGGCGCGTGTTTTACGCGCAGGCCAAGCGGCTGCTCGAAGAAAGCGATGAACTGCTGCCGCTCACGCGGCGTCTTGCACAACTGGCCGAGCGCATCGTGATCGGCTTCGTCCCGTCCACGCTATACGGCCCGCTACCCGAGGTGATTCGCGCGTTCAGAGAGGCCGCGCCGCTGATCCAGATTTCAATGATCGAGATGTTCACGATCGAGCAGTTGAGCGCGCTCAAGGGCGGACGTATCGATGTCGGCTTTGGCCGGCTTCGCTTCGACGAATCGCAACTCGCGCGCGAAGTGCTCGTCGAAGAGCCCTTGATTGCGGCATTGCCTGCGGGTCATGCGCTAGCCGATGCCGCGAAGCTGACGCTCGACGCGCTGTCGAAAGAAACACTGATCATCTATCCGTCGACGCCGCGTCCGAGTTATGCGGACCAGCAGCTCTCCGCGTTCCGCGATCACGCCGTCGAACCGGCCGCCGTCCATGAAGTTCGGGAACTGCAAACGGCGCTTGGACTCGTCGCCGCGCAAGTGGGCGTGTGTCTCGTGCCGGAAAGTGTGAGGGGATTGCGGGCGCGCGGTGTGACGTACCGTTCAATCGACGAAACGAACGTGTCGTCGCCCATCATCATGAGCCGGCGTCTTCAGGATCAGAGCTCCACGACCGATCTGTTCTGCTCGATCGCGCGCGACCTGTTCAGGAAAGCGTCGTCGGTCTAG